A window of the Arenibacter algicola genome harbors these coding sequences:
- a CDS encoding VF530 family protein, which translates to MNTSKDPLHGITLAAILDSLVSQYGWEEMGARINIRCFTHDPSVKSSLKFLRRTPWAREKVEQLYIKSLRK; encoded by the coding sequence ATGAATACCAGTAAGGATCCTTTGCATGGCATTACCTTGGCCGCTATATTAGACTCGTTGGTGTCCCAATATGGGTGGGAGGAAATGGGTGCAAGAATCAATATTCGATGCTTTACTCATGACCCCTCCGTTAAATCCAGTTTAAAATTTTTAAGACGGACTCCTTGGGCACGTGAAAAGGTGGAACAATTGTACATAAAATCGCTAAGGAAATAG
- a CDS encoding DEAD/DEAH box helicase produces the protein MSTFSDFNISKQLHYAIEDLGFSVPTPIQQEAFSVIMSGKDIVGIAQTGTGKTFAYMLPLLQELKFSKQINPRILILVPTRELVLQVVANIEAYSKYMTVRVCGIYGGANINTQRQAVAQGCDILVATPGRLYDLTLDRTVKLRDVKKLVIDEVDVMLDLGFRFQITNIFELMPQRRQNIMFSATMTEEVSKLIEDFFIGPVKISIAVSGTPLENIEQVAYAVQNYYTKVNLLAFLLKDKTIYKKVLIFVSNKRSADRLFEALKGDFGDEAAIIHSNKTQNYRIRSIKQFDEGKNRILVSTDVMSRGLDLEQITHVVNFDTPTYPENYMHRIGRTGRAEKKGNSLLLYTEKEEEFKNAIEKLMDYQIPLLEFPQEVKISEELAPEERPKNLEHNNPVSAAELEARGAAFHEKAEKNKKINQGGSYKREIAKKYKKPITRGDKNFAKKNKKRK, from the coding sequence ATGAGTACTTTTTCGGATTTTAATATATCTAAACAATTACATTATGCAATAGAGGATTTGGGCTTTTCAGTCCCGACTCCCATTCAGCAAGAGGCCTTTTCCGTAATCATGTCAGGAAAAGATATAGTAGGGATAGCGCAAACAGGTACAGGGAAAACTTTTGCCTATATGTTGCCGCTTTTACAGGAGTTGAAATTTTCGAAACAAATTAACCCCAGAATATTGATATTGGTGCCAACAAGGGAACTGGTGTTGCAGGTGGTTGCCAATATTGAAGCGTATTCCAAATATATGACCGTTAGAGTTTGCGGTATTTATGGCGGGGCAAATATAAATACCCAGCGGCAGGCAGTAGCCCAAGGATGTGATATCCTGGTGGCTACCCCAGGTAGATTGTATGATCTTACATTGGATAGGACCGTTAAGCTTAGGGATGTCAAGAAATTGGTGATCGATGAGGTCGATGTTATGTTGGATCTAGGTTTTCGTTTTCAGATTACCAATATTTTTGAACTAATGCCACAGAGAAGACAGAACATCATGTTTTCTGCTACTATGACAGAGGAGGTTTCCAAATTGATAGAGGACTTTTTTATTGGACCGGTAAAAATATCGATTGCCGTTAGTGGGACACCATTGGAAAATATTGAGCAAGTTGCCTATGCCGTTCAAAACTATTACACCAAGGTAAACCTTTTGGCCTTTCTTTTGAAAGATAAGACCATTTATAAAAAGGTGTTGATTTTTGTTTCCAATAAGAGAAGTGCCGATAGGTTGTTTGAGGCCCTTAAGGGAGATTTTGGCGATGAGGCAGCGATAATCCATTCCAATAAAACACAGAATTATAGAATTAGGTCCATCAAGCAATTCGATGAAGGAAAAAATAGGATATTGGTTTCTACCGATGTAATGTCCAGAGGTTTGGACCTGGAACAAATTACACATGTTGTCAATTTTGACACTCCTACATATCCTGAGAACTATATGCACCGAATAGGTAGGACGGGAAGAGCGGAGAAAAAAGGAAACTCCTTGTTGTTGTACACAGAAAAAGAGGAGGAGTTTAAAAATGCGATAGAGAAATTAATGGATTATCAAATTCCGTTGTTGGAGTTTCCGCAGGAGGTAAAGATATCCGAGGAATTGGCACCAGAGGAGCGACCCAAAAACTTGGAACACAACAATCCTGTGAGTGCGGCCGAACTGGAGGCCCGTGGGGCCGCATTTCATGAGAAAGCGGAAAAGAATAAAAAGATAAACCAAGGTGGATCCTATAAGAGGGAAATTGCAAAAAAATATAAAAAGCCAATTACAAGAGGAGATAAAAATTTCGCCAAGAAAAATAAAAAAAGAAAATAG
- a CDS encoding M20/M25/M40 family metallo-hydrolase yields the protein MKKAYLLLALHLFCFTHASFTQTTDKIVSQIVSEVYGNSQLETLGHELLDVIGPRLVGTPQMQQAHDWALTKYTNWGIAAKNEQWGQWRGWERGITHIDMVSPRIQTLKGTQLAWSPSTGRKGITAELTVLPTVADSAEFNKWLPSVKGKMVMISMKEPTGRPDYNWEEFATPESYDKMKKNREIQENEWSKNMQRIGYNRLSLPLALEKAGAVGIVSSYWSKGFGANKIFGANTDKIPIIDLELEDYTMLYRLVEHGNHPKIKILAKSKELGAVPTFNTIAEIKGSEKPDEYVILSAHFDSWDGGTGATDNGTGTLVMMETMRILKKLYPNPKRTILVGHWGSEEQGLNGSRAYVEDHPEIVGQVQAVFNQDNGTGRVVKISGGGFAKSYDYIPRWLSAVPDEITQHIETTFPGMPAGGGSDNASFIAAGAPAFFLSSLNWSYWNYTWHTNRDTYDKIVFDDLKNNVILTAILTYMASEDPETASREKRILPVDPKTGEEFIWPAPRSPERKGGL from the coding sequence ATGAAAAAGGCGTACTTACTATTGGCCCTACATTTATTTTGTTTTACCCATGCCAGCTTTACCCAAACTACAGATAAAATTGTATCCCAAATAGTGTCCGAAGTCTATGGAAATTCGCAACTGGAAACCTTGGGGCATGAATTACTGGATGTCATTGGCCCTAGGCTGGTAGGCACACCACAGATGCAACAGGCCCATGATTGGGCACTTACCAAATACACCAACTGGGGAATTGCCGCCAAAAACGAACAATGGGGCCAATGGAGGGGCTGGGAACGGGGAATAACACATATAGACATGGTCTCACCAAGAATACAAACCTTAAAGGGAACGCAATTGGCATGGAGCCCAAGCACTGGGCGCAAAGGTATTACTGCAGAACTAACGGTTTTGCCCACAGTTGCGGATTCGGCGGAATTCAATAAATGGCTACCAAGCGTTAAAGGCAAGATGGTAATGATCTCCATGAAGGAGCCTACCGGGAGGCCGGATTATAACTGGGAAGAATTTGCAACTCCGGAGTCCTATGATAAAATGAAAAAAAATAGGGAGATCCAAGAAAATGAATGGTCAAAAAATATGCAACGCATAGGATATAACAGGTTGTCACTACCACTTGCCCTGGAAAAAGCTGGAGCTGTGGGAATAGTTAGTTCTTATTGGTCCAAAGGTTTTGGGGCGAACAAAATTTTTGGTGCGAATACGGACAAAATACCCATTATAGATTTGGAATTGGAAGACTACACCATGCTATACAGATTGGTAGAGCATGGCAATCATCCCAAAATAAAAATTTTGGCGAAGTCCAAGGAGCTCGGTGCCGTCCCTACCTTTAACACCATAGCAGAGATAAAAGGTTCGGAAAAACCCGATGAATATGTTATATTATCGGCACATTTTGATTCTTGGGATGGCGGGACGGGGGCCACGGACAACGGAACCGGTACCTTGGTCATGATGGAAACCATGCGGATACTTAAAAAATTATACCCCAATCCCAAAAGAACCATTTTGGTTGGCCATTGGGGAAGCGAAGAGCAGGGACTGAACGGTTCTAGGGCCTATGTAGAGGATCATCCTGAAATAGTGGGCCAAGTGCAAGCTGTTTTTAATCAGGATAATGGAACCGGGAGGGTAGTAAAAATATCCGGAGGCGGGTTCGCCAAATCCTATGATTACATTCCAAGATGGCTGTCCGCCGTACCGGATGAAATAACCCAACATATAGAGACCACATTTCCTGGAATGCCGGCAGGCGGAGGATCGGATAACGCCTCGTTTATCGCCGCGGGAGCCCCAGCCTTTTTTCTTAGTTCCTTAAACTGGTCTTATTGGAACTATACCTGGCACACCAATAGGGATACCTATGACAAGATTGTTTTTGACGATTTAAAGAACAATGTAATCCTTACCGCAATATTAACTTATATGGCTAGTGAAGACCCGGAAACGGCTTCTAGGGAAAAAAGAATATTACCGGTTGATCCTAAAACTGGGGAAGAATTCATTTGGCCTGCTCCGCGTTCCCCAGAAAGGAAAGGAGGATTGTAA
- a CDS encoding HPF/RaiA family ribosome-associated protein: protein MTINFVYDDVKASARLEELATKKLEKLEDKYDFIVRADVFFKKENTSSPNTGLICNIRLSAPGPRLFAESTNSKFEVSIAASVDELERQLEKRKGKMKTH from the coding sequence ATGACTATCAATTTTGTATATGATGATGTAAAAGCCAGTGCCCGTTTAGAAGAATTGGCCACCAAAAAGTTGGAAAAACTTGAAGACAAATATGATTTTATAGTGCGTGCCGATGTTTTCTTTAAAAAAGAGAATACTTCCTCACCAAATACCGGGTTGATATGCAATATAAGGCTAAGTGCCCCAGGCCCTAGATTATTTGCGGAGTCCACCAACTCCAAATTTGAAGTTTCCATCGCCGCTTCTGTAGATGAACTTGAAAGACAATTGGAGAAAAGAAAAGGAAAAATGAAAACCCACTAA
- a CDS encoding TerC family protein, whose translation MLVWGSFIGLIIIFLALDLGVFHKHEHVIKSKEAGIWTAIWVTVALSFSGVIYWLFSNNILDNPTGLAPNDAVLKYITGYLIELSLSVDNVFVIAVIFSAFKIPAIYQHRVLFWGILGAIVFRALMIIFGVALINKFDWIIYVFGVFLLYTAFKMLKSDNSEFDPKKSFVFKRLKKIYPITATIKGHDFFVKRMGVTAATPLFVALVVIELTDILFALDSIPAILAITADPFIVFSSNILAILGLRSMYFLISRMLEKFRYINYSLVVILAFVGLKMLFSHHIEIPEWVSLTVISVSLVGGIISSLLISEEKDKEKS comes from the coding sequence ATGTTAGTTTGGGGCTCTTTTATTGGTCTGATAATCATTTTTTTGGCACTGGATCTAGGTGTTTTTCACAAACATGAACATGTAATAAAATCTAAGGAAGCAGGAATATGGACCGCCATATGGGTTACCGTGGCCCTTAGCTTTAGTGGGGTTATATATTGGTTGTTCTCCAATAATATCCTTGACAATCCTACTGGATTGGCCCCTAACGACGCTGTTTTAAAGTACATCACCGGTTATCTTATTGAACTGTCGCTAAGTGTAGACAATGTCTTTGTAATTGCCGTAATATTTAGCGCTTTTAAGATTCCCGCCATTTATCAGCACAGGGTATTGTTCTGGGGCATATTGGGAGCAATTGTTTTCAGGGCCTTAATGATCATTTTTGGGGTTGCCCTAATTAATAAATTTGATTGGATCATTTATGTCTTTGGTGTATTCTTGCTATACACCGCCTTTAAAATGCTGAAATCGGACAATAGTGAATTTGATCCCAAAAAATCCTTCGTGTTTAAAAGGTTAAAAAAGATTTACCCCATAACGGCAACCATAAAGGGCCACGACTTTTTTGTAAAGCGCATGGGAGTGACGGCCGCTACACCACTTTTTGTTGCGCTGGTAGTAATTGAACTTACGGACATTCTTTTCGCACTGGACAGCATCCCTGCTATTTTGGCCATTACTGCCGACCCCTTTATAGTTTTTAGTTCCAATATTTTAGCCATATTGGGCTTGAGATCCATGTATTTCCTCATTTCCAGAATGCTGGAAAAATTCAGGTATATCAACTATAGCCTGGTAGTGATTTTAGCTTTTGTAGGTTTAAAAATGTTGTTCTCCCATCATATCGAAATCCCAGAGTGGGTTTCCCTTACGGTGATATCAGTATCCTTGGTGGGGGGAATAATTTCCTCACTGCTCATCTCTGAAGAAAAAGATAAGGAAAAAAGCTAA
- a CDS encoding acyl carrier protein, which produces MGNDQHFVQLKDIVKTYLPEDVPIGAIGEDSNFVKELNINSANLVDIVLDVEDAFGIRLENEDMDKMHTVRDALNIITQKLQDKK; this is translated from the coding sequence ATGGGGAATGATCAACATTTTGTGCAACTGAAGGATATCGTTAAGACTTATCTTCCTGAAGATGTTCCTATAGGCGCCATTGGGGAAGACAGTAATTTTGTCAAAGAACTCAATATCAATTCGGCCAATTTGGTTGATATTGTCCTGGATGTAGAGGATGCATTTGGGATACGTTTGGAAAATGAGGATATGGACAAAATGCATACCGTAAGGGATGCTTTGAATATTATTACTCAAAAATTACAGGATAAGAAATAA
- a CDS encoding beta-ketoacyl-[acyl-carrier-protein] synthase family protein, with the protein MSRRVVVTGLGICAPNGVGLGNFCDAMLTGRSGITFHQELADLGFGCQIAGKPEISESLKESYFTPLQLKGLNSSGIVYGVMAGTDAWMDAGLDKANKDQPDWDSGIIFGTGILGIDKLRESIQLIDDNNTRRLGSNSVMQTMASGISAYLGGILGCGNQVTTNSSACATGTEGVIMGMERIRAGKAERMLVGSCNDSGPYIWGGFDAMRILPSSYNDNPDEASRPMSASASGFVPGSGAGAMVLESLDSALKRGARIYAEVLGGAINSGGQRGVGSMTAPNSQAVQRCILEALKDAGVEKSEVDVINGHLTATSKDAEEIRNWSKALGRAGKDFPYINATKGLVGHCLAASGSVECIASLLQYREGLVFGNRNCQDLHPEILELVDASRIPMKTTSHKPKIVAKASFGFGDVNACVIFNDYKEM; encoded by the coding sequence ATGAGTAGGCGGGTAGTGGTAACCGGACTTGGTATATGTGCTCCTAACGGGGTAGGCCTGGGCAATTTTTGTGATGCAATGCTAACTGGCAGAAGCGGAATTACTTTTCATCAGGAATTGGCCGACCTGGGTTTTGGATGTCAAATAGCAGGAAAACCAGAAATATCGGAAAGTTTAAAGGAATCTTATTTTACCCCATTACAATTAAAGGGTCTAAACTCAAGCGGTATTGTTTACGGTGTCATGGCCGGAACGGATGCCTGGATGGATGCAGGTCTGGACAAGGCAAATAAGGATCAACCTGATTGGGACAGCGGAATTATTTTTGGAACTGGAATTTTGGGAATAGACAAGCTAAGGGAATCCATCCAATTAATAGATGATAATAATACCCGCCGTTTGGGCAGTAATTCCGTAATGCAGACTATGGCCAGTGGCATAAGTGCTTATCTCGGTGGAATTTTGGGATGTGGGAATCAGGTTACTACAAATTCTTCGGCATGTGCAACGGGCACTGAAGGAGTAATTATGGGAATGGAGCGGATAAGGGCGGGAAAGGCAGAAAGGATGTTGGTAGGGAGTTGTAACGACAGCGGACCGTATATTTGGGGTGGATTTGATGCTATGCGTATACTTCCCTCCAGTTACAACGACAATCCGGATGAGGCCAGTAGGCCAATGAGTGCCAGTGCCTCTGGTTTTGTTCCGGGAAGTGGGGCAGGAGCCATGGTGTTGGAGTCATTGGACAGCGCATTAAAGAGAGGGGCCCGGATATATGCGGAGGTCTTGGGAGGAGCAATCAATAGTGGTGGGCAGCGAGGTGTAGGCAGTATGACGGCTCCTAATAGTCAGGCAGTACAGAGATGTATACTGGAGGCATTGAAGGATGCAGGGGTAGAAAAATCTGAAGTGGATGTTATTAATGGGCATTTAACGGCAACATCAAAAGATGCCGAAGAAATTAGAAATTGGAGCAAGGCCTTGGGGCGCGCGGGCAAGGATTTTCCCTATATAAACGCTACAAAGGGGCTGGTAGGACATTGTCTGGCCGCTTCGGGCAGTGTGGAATGTATAGCTTCCCTGCTACAATACCGAGAGGGATTGGTATTTGGGAATAGAAACTGTCAAGACCTTCATCCCGAGATCCTAGAATTGGTTGATGCTTCGAGAATACCCATGAAAACAACTTCCCATAAACCTAAAATAGTGGCAAAAGCAAGTTTTGGATTTGGAGATGTAAATGCCTGTGTTATCTTTAATGACTATAAAGAAATGTAA
- a CDS encoding 3-hydroxyacyl-ACP dehydratase FabZ family protein, with amino-acid sequence MLIINDIINKLPYTYPFLFVDRINMVSANAIEGCYTFKKDEFFYKGHFKERPVTPGVILTECCAQIGLVCLGIHLLHVEELEARDFQVALSSTEMQFLLPVFPLETVTVQANKLFFRFNKLKCEVKMYNQEAQLVCKGVLSGMIKNSNI; translated from the coding sequence ATGCTTATTATAAATGATATAATAAATAAACTACCATATACCTATCCCTTTTTATTCGTTGATAGGATTAATATGGTGAGTGCCAATGCCATTGAAGGTTGTTACACCTTTAAAAAGGATGAATTCTTTTATAAAGGGCATTTCAAGGAGCGGCCCGTTACACCTGGGGTAATCCTTACAGAATGTTGTGCCCAGATCGGATTGGTGTGCTTGGGCATTCACTTGCTACATGTGGAAGAATTGGAAGCAAGAGATTTCCAGGTGGCTTTGAGCAGTACCGAGATGCAATTTTTGTTGCCGGTCTTTCCTTTAGAGACCGTAACCGTACAAGCGAACAAGCTTTTCTTTCGCTTTAATAAATTAAAATGTGAGGTTAAAATGTACAACCAGGAAGCCCAGTTGGTTTGCAAGGGTGTTTTGTCCGGGATGATAAAAAACAGCAATATATGA
- a CDS encoding type III polyketide synthase: MEGTRIVAVTKSLPQYSRNTKDILPFVKKWLYGQDDRLQRKVLKIFEGAAVDKRYSIMSPEEVFEATSFEDKNNVYIREVKKLGRTVLQQALVKSGWSADSLDYIITVSCTGIMIPSLDAYLINDLDLRKDIVRLPVTEMGCAAGVSGLIYASNFLRSNPGKRAAIVAVESPTATFQLNDYSMANMVSAAIFGDGAACVLLSSEKDAKGPRIVGEEMYHFPNATQMMGFDLTNSGLKMILDPLVPQTIFEHFPEVIHPFLRRYGSSIEKVDHLIFHPGGKKIVETVEDLFGALGKNLEDTRETLRLYGNMSSATVLYVLERFMEKDIPKGDQGLLLSFGPGFSAQRILLQW, from the coding sequence ATGGAAGGGACTAGGATAGTTGCAGTAACCAAATCATTGCCACAATACAGTAGAAACACCAAGGATATTTTACCTTTTGTGAAGAAATGGCTGTACGGACAGGATGATCGGTTACAGCGTAAAGTGCTTAAAATTTTTGAAGGGGCGGCTGTAGACAAACGCTACAGTATAATGAGCCCTGAAGAGGTTTTTGAAGCTACTTCTTTTGAAGATAAAAACAATGTCTATATCCGTGAGGTCAAGAAGTTGGGACGAACTGTTCTACAACAGGCACTTGTTAAAAGTGGGTGGTCGGCAGACAGCCTGGATTATATAATTACTGTTAGCTGTACAGGAATTATGATTCCGTCCTTGGATGCTTATCTTATTAATGATTTGGACCTCAGGAAAGATATTGTGCGATTACCCGTTACGGAGATGGGCTGCGCAGCAGGTGTTTCCGGTTTAATATATGCCAGTAATTTTTTGAGATCCAACCCAGGAAAGAGGGCGGCCATTGTGGCCGTTGAAAGTCCAACTGCAACTTTCCAGCTCAATGACTATTCCATGGCAAATATGGTAAGCGCCGCTATTTTTGGAGATGGGGCCGCCTGTGTATTGTTATCCTCGGAAAAAGACGCCAAGGGGCCAAGAATTGTTGGGGAGGAAATGTATCATTTTCCCAATGCTACACAAATGATGGGTTTCGATTTAACCAATTCGGGTTTAAAAATGATTTTGGATCCCTTGGTGCCCCAGACGATTTTTGAACATTTCCCAGAAGTCATCCATCCATTTTTAAGGAGGTATGGTAGTAGTATTGAAAAAGTGGATCATTTAATTTTTCATCCGGGAGGAAAGAAAATTGTAGAGACAGTGGAGGATTTGTTTGGTGCATTGGGCAAGAATTTGGAGGATACCCGGGAAACACTGCGTTTATATGGTAATATGAGCAGCGCCACGGTGCTTTATGTTTTAGAGCGATTTATGGAAAAGGATATCCCTAAAGGGGATCAGGGTCTATTGTTGAGTTTTGGCCCCGGATTCTCTGCCCAACGTATTTTACTGCAATGGTAA
- a CDS encoding methyltransferase domain-containing protein, with product MNFKRRSCGRELMDDPLLDTLLLQKVYADINRVNTVLQGFSLSIRAIEKIIQENPQNSYTIMDMGCGDGAMLAKVAAFYRNKPIKLNLIGVDLNSKSIALAKENSKDYSNIRFLELDILGPEAKKLQCDILLCTLTMHHFDSKDIPLFLDQFVKLSRLGIVINDLQRSKVSYYLFKLFSLIFIKTKIAKHDGLVSIKSAFTKLDLEDLSINLPHVEHDICWRWAFRYLWIMRIKGKQLPYGRD from the coding sequence ATGAATTTTAAAAGACGTAGTTGCGGCAGAGAGCTTATGGACGATCCTTTATTGGATACCCTTTTGTTGCAGAAAGTTTATGCGGACATAAATAGGGTCAATACCGTTTTACAAGGTTTTTCCCTTTCCATACGGGCTATTGAAAAAATAATTCAAGAAAATCCCCAAAATTCCTATACAATTATGGATATGGGTTGTGGGGATGGGGCCATGTTGGCTAAAGTTGCCGCATTTTACAGGAACAAACCTATAAAACTAAATCTAATAGGGGTAGATTTAAATTCGAAATCTATTGCGCTGGCCAAAGAAAACTCTAAAGACTATTCCAATATAAGGTTCCTGGAATTGGATATTTTGGGGCCGGAAGCAAAAAAACTACAATGTGATATTTTACTTTGCACGCTAACCATGCATCATTTTGATTCTAAGGATATACCTCTTTTTCTGGATCAATTTGTAAAACTGAGCAGATTGGGCATTGTTATAAATGATTTGCAAAGAAGTAAAGTTTCCTATTATCTTTTTAAGCTGTTTAGCCTTATTTTTATAAAAACAAAGATTGCGAAACATGATGGTTTGGTTTCCATAAAAAGCGCGTTCACCAAATTGGATTTGGAAGATCTTTCCATTAATCTGCCCCATGTGGAACATGATATTTGTTGGAGATGGGCATTTAGATACCTATGGATAATGAGAATAAAGGGAAAACAGTTGCCGTATGGAAGGGACTAG
- a CDS encoding NAD(P)/FAD-dependent oxidoreductase, with product MDNFDVIVVGGGLAGLTAAIHLRRENYNVAVFESKPYPHHKVCGEYVSNEVIPYLEFLGISLPQTFQFNEMLLSLEKGKALKAKLPMGGFGLSRYTFDHLLYKRAMDLGVIVFTKSVTSISYENDNFRVGVESGQEYISKFVIGAYGKRGVLDKDLKRHFIQKKSPWLAVKAHYKLDSFPDNLVAIHNFRGGYGGLSKTENGAVNFCYLVSYDSFKKEKDITGFNQNIIARNPYLGKFLNDAEILFEQPLTIGQISFHKKKPVENHIFMCGDTAGLIHPLCGNGMAMAIHSAKIASEAIHAYFKNGMQNRSRLEMDYETEWKHMFAKRLWMGRQLQAVLLNPRLSNLAMGILTNSPYIVNKLIKNTHGQIIQS from the coding sequence ATGGATAATTTTGATGTCATTGTTGTGGGGGGAGGCCTTGCAGGTTTAACCGCAGCCATACACTTGCGAAGGGAAAACTACAATGTGGCTGTTTTTGAAAGTAAACCGTATCCCCATCATAAAGTTTGCGGAGAGTATGTTTCCAACGAAGTGATTCCTTATTTGGAGTTTTTGGGAATTTCATTGCCACAAACCTTTCAATTTAATGAAATGCTCCTGAGTCTAGAAAAGGGGAAGGCCTTGAAGGCTAAACTGCCTATGGGAGGCTTTGGTCTTAGTAGATATACTTTTGACCATCTTTTGTACAAAAGGGCAATGGATTTAGGAGTAATTGTTTTCACTAAAAGTGTAACCTCCATTAGCTATGAAAATGACAATTTTAGGGTCGGTGTGGAATCGGGTCAGGAATACATCAGCAAATTTGTTATTGGAGCCTATGGAAAAAGAGGGGTTTTGGATAAAGATCTAAAGCGCCACTTTATTCAGAAAAAATCCCCATGGTTGGCTGTAAAGGCGCATTATAAGTTAGACTCCTTTCCTGATAACTTAGTGGCTATCCATAATTTCAGGGGTGGTTACGGGGGACTTTCCAAAACGGAGAACGGGGCCGTAAATTTCTGTTATCTGGTTTCTTACGATAGTTTTAAAAAAGAGAAGGATATTACCGGTTTTAATCAGAATATTATTGCTAGGAACCCATATCTTGGCAAATTTCTAAATGATGCCGAGATCTTATTTGAGCAACCACTGACCATAGGACAGATTTCATTTCATAAAAAAAAGCCAGTGGAGAATCATATTTTTATGTGTGGGGATACTGCGGGTCTTATACATCCTTTGTGCGGCAATGGTATGGCCATGGCAATCCATAGTGCTAAAATTGCCTCGGAAGCTATACATGCTTATTTTAAAAACGGAATGCAGAATCGGTCCAGGTTGGAGATGGATTATGAAACCGAATGGAAGCATATGTTTGCCAAGAGGTTGTGGATGGGCAGGCAGTTGCAAGCGGTATTGCTGAATCCAAGGCTATCCAATTTAGCAATGGGGATATTGACTAATTCTCCCTATATTGTAAATAAGCTTATCAAAAATACCCATGGACAAATTATCCAGAGTTAA
- a CDS encoding OmpA family protein encodes MKKIIVSSLSIMMILATFSSCQAVKNTSHKQRGAATGAAGGAVIGGVLGNNVGKGNNTALGAIIGAVVGGVAGGYIGDRMDRQAERIEEEIPGAEVTRVGEGINVTFNEDAGVYFDTNKSDVKGTSATTLDRLVGILKEYPDTNILVEGHTDSAGPDDYNLNLSKQRAQSVTNYLITNGISGSRLTTTWYGETQPKADNSTAAGKAKNRRVELVIVANEALQQEALQKAKQ; translated from the coding sequence ATGAAAAAAATAATAGTAAGCAGTTTATCCATAATGATGATTCTAGCTACGTTCAGTAGCTGTCAAGCAGTAAAGAATACAAGTCATAAGCAAAGGGGGGCAGCAACAGGTGCTGCCGGCGGAGCGGTAATTGGAGGTGTTCTCGGCAATAATGTCGGAAAAGGAAACAATACAGCCTTGGGAGCTATCATTGGAGCAGTGGTAGGTGGTGTTGCCGGTGGTTATATTGGGGACAGAATGGACCGTCAGGCAGAACGAATTGAAGAAGAGATTCCAGGAGCAGAGGTTACCAGGGTTGGCGAAGGAATAAATGTAACCTTTAATGAGGATGCCGGTGTTTATTTTGACACCAATAAATCTGATGTTAAGGGTACTTCGGCAACAACATTGGATAGATTGGTAGGGATCTTAAAAGAATACCCGGACACCAATATATTGGTGGAAGGCCATACCGATAGTGCCGGACCCGATGATTACAATTTAAACTTATCCAAACAACGGGCACAGTCTGTAACCAATTACTTAATTACCAATGGTATTTCAGGGAGTAGGTTAACTACAACCTGGTATGGTGAGACGCAACCCAAGGCCGATAACAGTACAGCTGCCGGTAAAGCTAAAAACCGTAGGGTAGAATTGGTTATTGTGGCCAATGAAGCTCTACAACAGGAAGCCCTCCAAAAAGCGAAACAGTAA
- a CDS encoding lipocalin-like domain-containing protein, with amino-acid sequence MQLRKLVFLMLIMAGLVTSCSVSKAARQDRSVLTGNWILNNVSYQGGEGKFKSVLFNDSDATCFEGSTWFFRNNNSTGSYMLGGGGNCDGAERFIRWSVVDRPGMTSQLQFKFIDEKYKDISGGLGYRLDIEQLTDQQLRLTSKVAVEGQPLTVVYEFTKNDLP; translated from the coding sequence ATGCAATTAAGAAAGCTTGTATTTTTAATGTTGATTATGGCCGGTCTCGTTACCTCCTGTTCCGTATCCAAGGCGGCAAGGCAAGATAGAAGTGTTTTGACCGGTAACTGGATTTTAAACAATGTTTCCTATCAAGGGGGGGAGGGAAAATTTAAATCGGTACTTTTTAATGATTCCGATGCTACTTGTTTTGAAGGTAGCACCTGGTTTTTTAGAAACAATAACAGTACCGGCAGTTATATGTTGGGTGGCGGTGGTAATTGCGATGGAGCGGAGCGCTTTATCCGTTGGTCGGTTGTGGATAGACCAGGAATGACAAGTCAGTTACAGTTTAAGTTTATAGACGAGAAGTATAAGGATATTTCCGGAGGTTTGGGATATAGATTGGACATTGAACAACTCACCGATCAACAGCTGAGATTGACCTCAAAAGTAGCTGTAGAGGGACAACCGTTGACCGTGGTTTATGAATTTACTAAAAACGATCTACCGTAA